cttcggcccacgatgttgcaccgacacaaaagccatctaacctacactatgccattatcatccatatgtttatccaataaacttttaaatgccctcaatgttggcgagttcactactgtagcaggtagggcattccacggcctcactactctttgcataaagaacctacctctgacctctgtcctatatctattacccctcagtttaaagttatgtcccctcgtgccagccatatccatccgcgggagaaggctctcactgtccaccctatccaaccccctgatcattttgtatgcctctattaagtctcctcttaaccttcttctctccaacgaaaacaacctcaagtccatcagcctttcctcataagattttccctccataccaggcaacatcctggtaaatctcctctgcacccgctccaaagcctccacgtccttcctataatgcggtgaccagaactgtacgcaataacaaagaacaaaagaacaaagaaatgtacagcacaggaacaggcccttcggccctccaagcccgtgccgaccatactgcccgactaaactacaatcttctacacttcctgggtccgtatccttctattcccatcctattcatatatttgtcaagatgccccttaaatgtccctatcgtccctgcctccactacctcctccggtagcgagttccaggtacccactaccctctgcgtaaaaaacttgcctcgtacatctactctaaaccttgcccctcgcaccttaaacctatgccccctagtaattgacccctctaccctggggaaatgcctctgactatccactctgtctatgcccctcataattttgtatacctctatcaggtcgcccctcaacctccttcgttccagtgaaaacaaaccgagtttattcaatagctcctcatagcttatgccctccataccaggcaacattctggtaaatctcttctgcaccctctctaaagcctccacatccttctggtagtgtggcgaccagaattgaacactatactccaagtgtggcctaactaaggttctatacagctgcaacatgacttgccaattcttatactcaatgccccggccaatgaaggcaagcatgccgtatgccttcttgactaccttctccacctgtgttgcccctttcaatgacctgtggacctgtactcctagatctctttgactttcaatactcttgagggttctaccattcactgtatattccctacctgcattagaccttccaaaatgcattacctcacatttgtccggattaaactccatctgccatctctccgcccaagtctccagacaatctaaatcctgctgtatcctcagacagtcctcatcgctatccgcaattccaccaacctttgtgtcatctgcaaacttactaatcagaccagttacattttcctccaaatcatttatatatactacaaagagcaaaggtcccagcactgatcccctggtcacagccctccaaatagaaaagcatccctccattgctaccctctgccttctatggcctagccagttctgtatccaccttgccagttcacccctgatcccgtgtgacttcaccttttgtactagtctaccatgagggaccttgtcaaaggccttactgaagtccatatagacaacatctactgccctacctgcatcaatcatcttagtgacctcctcgaaaaactctatcaagttagtgagacacgacctcccctttacaaaaccgcgctgcctctcactaatacgtccatttgcttccaaatgggagtagatcctgtctctaagaattctctccagtaatttccctaccactgaagtaaggctcaccggcctgtagctcccgggattatccttgctacccttcttaaacagaggaacaacattggctattctccagtcctccgggacatcccctgaagacagcgaggatccaaagatttctgtcaaggcctcagcaatttcctctccagcctccttcagtattctggggtagatcccatcaggccctggggacttatctaccttaatattttttaagacacccaacacctcgtctttttggatcacaatgtgacccaggctatctacacccccttctccagactcaacatctaccaattccttctctttggtgaatactgatgcaaagtattcatttagtacctcgcccatttcctctggctccacacatagattcccttgcctatccttcagtgggccaaccctttccctggctaccctcttgctttttatgtacgtgtaaaaagccttgggattttccttaaccctatttgctaatgacgtttcgtgaccccttctagccctcctgactccttgcttaagttccttcctactttccttatatgccacacaggctttgtctgttcccagcctcttagccctgacaaatgcctcctttttctttttgacgaggccgacaatatcactcgtcatccaaggttcccgaaaattgccgtatttatctttcttcctcacaggaacatgacggtcctgtattcctttcaactgacacttgaaagcctcccacatgtcagatgttgatttgccctcaaacatccgcccccaatctatgttcttcagttcccgcctaatattgttataattagccttcccccaatttagcacattcatcctcggaccactcttatccttgtccaccagtactttaaaacttactgaattgtggtcactgttaccgaaatgctcccctactgaaacatctaccacctggccgggctcattccccaataccaggtccagtaccgccccttccctagttggactgtttacatattgttttaagaagccctcctggatgctccttacaaactccgccccgtctaagcccctggcactaagtgagtcccagtcaatattggagaagttgaagtctcccatcaccacaaccctgttgtttttactcttttccaaaatctgtctacctatctgctcctctatctcccgctggctgttgggaggcctgtagtatacccccaacattgtgactgcacccttcttattcctgatctctacccatatagcctcactgccctctgaggtgtcctctcgcaatactccaaatgcggccgtaccagagttctgtacagctgcaacatgacctcccgactccggaactcaatccctctaccaataaaggccaacactccataggccttcttcacaaccctatcaacctgggtggcaactttcagggatctatgtacatggacacctagatccctctgctcatccacactttcaagaactttaccattagccaaatattccgcattcctgttattccttccaaagtgaatcacctcacacttttctacattaaactccatttgccacctctcagcccagctctgcagcttatctatatccctctgtaacctgctacatccttccacactatcgacaacaccaccgactttagtatcgtctgcaaatttactcacccacccttctacgccttcctctaggtcattgataaaaatgacaaacagcaacggccccagaacggatccttgtggtactccacttgtgactgtactccattctgaatatttcccatcaaccaccaccctccgtcttctttcagctagccaatttctgatccacatctctaaatcaccctcaatccccagcctccgtattttttgcaatagcctaccgtggggaaccttatcaaacgcgttgctgaaatccatatacaccacatcaactgctctaccctcgtctacctgttcagtcaccttctcaaagaactcaataaggtttgtgaggcatgacctacccttcacaaagccatgctgactatccctgatcatattattcctatctagatgattataaatcttgtctcttataatcccctccaagactttacccactacagacgtgaggctcaccggtctatagttgccggctttgtctctgctcccctttttgaacaaagggaccacatttgctgtcctccagtcctctggcactattcctgtagccaatgatgacataaaaatcaaagccaaaggtccagcaatctcttccctggcctcccagagaatcctaggataaatcccatcaggtcccggggacttatctattttcagcctgtccagaattgccaacacctcttccctacgtacctcaatgccatctattctattagcctggggctcagcagtctcctccacaacattatctttttcctgagtgaatactgacgaaaaatattcatttagtatctcgcctatctcttcagactccacacacaatttcccatccctgtccttgactggtcctactctttccctagtcattcacttattcctgacatacctatagaaagcttttgggttttccttgatccttcctgccaaatacttctcatgtcccctccttgctcgtcttagctctctctttagatccttcctcgctaccttgtaactatccatcgccccaaccgaaacttcacacttcatcttcacataggcctccttcttcctcttaacaagagattccacttccttggtaaaccacggttccctcgctcgacgccttcctccctgtctgaccggtacatacttatcaagaacacgcagtagctgatccttgaacaagccccacttatccagtgtgcccaacacttgcagcctacttctccaccttatcccccccaagtcacgtctaatggcatcataattgcccttcccccagctataactcttgccctgcggtggatacttatccctttccatcattaacgtaaacgtcaccgaattatggtcactgtccccaaagtgctctcctacctccaaatccaacacctggcctggttcattacccaaaaccaaatccaacgtggcctcgcctcttgttggcctgtcaacatattgtttcaggaaaccctcctgcacacactgtacaaaaaacgacccatctattgtactcgaactatatcttttccagtcaatatttggaaagttaaagtctcccataataactaccctgttactttcgctcatatccagaatcatcttcgccatcctttcctctacatcccgagaactattaggaggcctataaaaaactcccaacagggtgacctctcctttcctgtttctaacttcagcccatactacctcggaagaagagtccccgtctagcatcctctccaccaccgtaatactgctcttgactagcagcgccacacctccccctcttttgcctccttctctgagcttactaaaacacctaaaccccggaacctgcaacatccattcctgtccctgctctatccatgtctccgaaatggccacaacatcgaagtcccaggtaccaacccatgctgccagttcccctaccttgtttcgtatactcctggcattgaagtagacacacttcaaaccacctacctgaacactggccccctcctgtgacgtcaaatctgtgctcctgacctctatactctcattctcccttaccctaaaactacaatccaggttcccatgcccctgctgcattagtttaaacttcattcaccgcccccgggtccgtcaccgtcttccccctcaaatcctttattttccctattgctctcactgcctcctgtttcctcagctgatgtgccagcatcctgctcgctttctccccatgttcagatagtgccccttttaccctcctcagccttccctgtggaaaggagcccaaactccatttgaagtctctgacgctccttcaggagctcctcatttggagactccgaatgtctcctgtccacctgtaagatttctcctaccaacctgtccagctctgcCCGTTCAGTCTTCTCCCTTTGGGCCCGAATCGAAATACAGTCCCCTCTAgtaaccgccttcaatgcctcctagaccaccccagccgcggtctctcccatgtcattgatctttatgtacccccgaatggcctctctcactctctcacagagaTCTCgccatccgctaacagccctgtatcgagcctccactgtgggtgctgggacattcccgtgtctgcccgtcTATCCAGTGAGGtgcatggtctgacaccacaattgctgagtactcagtgtcctccacccccgctaacagtgttttatgcagtacaaagaaatctatcctggaatataccttgtgcacatgggagtaaatgAATATTCCTCGCTCCGTGACCTctcgaatctccacggatcaacccctcccatgcgctccatgaacccccgcagttcctttgccattgctgataccaTCCCTGgcctagaactcgaccggtccagtctcggatccaagaccgtgttgaagtcaccccccataaccaaccggtgcaagtccaggtccgggatctttcccagcacgTTCATaacaaacgcgacatcatcccagttgggggcatatatattcaccagcaccactaccattccctccagtttcccgcgaaccacaataaatctgcctcccgggtctgcctctatcctccccacctcgaatgccagccttttgttaatcaggatggctaccctccttgttttaaagtccagttccgaatggaatacctgtccgacccatcccttcttcagtctaacttggtctcccagcttcaggtgtgtctcctgtagcatggccatgTCTAcatttaactgtctcaggtgtgcgaaaaGGCGGGCCctattaaccggcccattcagtccacgaacattccaggtAACCAGTCgtttgtcgatcagccatgacctttccgaggccagcccttagcccatgtcccgcgcctcccctcaccctcccctcggcAGCTACCATCATCTGGTCTCCATCTCCAACCCCCTAAAAGTCCTCTAGTCAGCagcagtcccctccccccccccccccccgccccccccccccctcccccattaccccgtCTCTCTCcaatgtgtgtgggacacgtaccccagtgagagtcagtgtgtgtgggacccgtaccccagtgagagtcagtgtgtgtggaacccgtaccccagtgagagtcagtgtgtgtgggacccgtaccccagtgagagtcagtgtgtgtgggacccgtaccccagtgagagtcagtgtgtgtgggacccgtaccccagtgagagtcagtgagtgtgggacccgtaccccagtgagagtcagtgtgtgtggggcccgtaccccagtgagagtcagtgtgtgtgagacccgtaccccagtgagagtcagtgtgtgtgggacccgtaccccagtgagagtcagtgtgtgtggtacctgtaccccagtgagagtcagtgtgtgtggaacccgtaccccagtgagagtcagtgtgtgtgggacccgtaccccagtgagagtcagtgtgtgagacccgtaccccagtgagagtcagtgtgtgggacccgtaccccagtgagagtcagtgtgtgtgggacccgtaccccagtgagagtcagtgtgtgtgggacccgtaccccagtgagagtcagtgtgtgtgggacccgtaccccagtgagagtcagtgtgtgtgggacccgtaccccagtgagagtcagtgtgtgtgggacccgtaccccagtgagagtcagtgtgtgtgggacccgtaccccagtgagagtcagtgtgtgtgggacccgtaccccagtgagagtcagtgtgtgtgggacccgtaccccagtgagagtcagtgtgtgtgggacccctaccccagtgagagtcagtgtgtgtgggacccgtaccccagtgagagtcagtgtgtgtgggacccgtaccccagtgagagtcagtgtgtgtgggacccgtaccccagtgagagtcagtgtgtgtggaacctgtaccccagtgagagtcagtgtgtgtgggacccgtaccccagtgagagtcagtgtgtgtgggacccgtacctcagtgagagtcagtgtgtgtgggacccgtaccccagtgagaatcagtgtgtgtgggacccgttccccagtgagagtcagtgagttgaCGAGGGTCGGTGTGCAGTAAAGGCTGCCAGATACAGATTTGTCTTTCCAATAACGTTTATTTATTCTGTGATCCAGCAGCAAAATATCAGTCAGGATCCTGTTGAGCAGCAGAATTCCGGAATCAGGCTTCCCCGTCCGATTGGACGGATGCCAGGGCCCAGTGTCGCTGTGTTCTCAGATCGTGGCCCTGTGCTCTGGCTCCACCAGCTGTGCCCACACTGTGTTGTAGGGGTGGACTACACTGGTGGGTCGACCCTCACTGTCCACCAGGGGTCTCCTCTCATTGGCCCATTTCGCCAGGCCCCCCTCCAGGTTGTAGACCTTCAGCGAGGCGGCCCCCTCCGGACCCTGCTCCGGAGTTGAGAGGCTGCGGACTCTCTGCGCCATTTGTGAACCGTGATATCCAGCCGTGCAGTAGCAGACCACCGTCTGACACCCTGAACCTGGAAGGAAGATCGGGTGAatgaaggagattgaggggggatttGTTAGCCCGAAACAAGATTCCAGGTTCAGATCAAATTCGAGAATAGCTGTTTCTGATGCTGCAAAGCCTGGGGGACACGGGGATGAGGGCCTGAGAGAGGCGGACTTCCACTTCGGGGGGCCGGCCCTCTCCCTCTTTGCGGAGACCCCACGTCATGCCCGTCCCCTGGTGATGTGATAACCCACCCCCAATGATGTtgagcccctcccccagtgacatCAATGCCCTCCCGACTCCACCCACCCTGGCTCTCACTGACCAGTCCGCTTGCTGCCCAGTCCCCTCACGCTCAGCCCTGCCTGCCTGGCTGCTGCCAGCTATCTGATCGGCAGGCCTCTGTTTGTTTTGGCcggtctcccacctgccctcctgaGCCCTGGGCTGGAGGCCGAGAGTCGCCCCGCTGCGCCCCTCATCCGCCATTGGCcagcatccctcccccccccccccccggcctcgctGAAGGCTTCGCAGGCCCACATCCCCGACGTCCGGTCGGCGACTTCACCTTTTTCCCAGGTTGACTGCCCGACCGGATTCAGGAACCTGGCCGCTCCTTTGCACCGTTACGCAATGGAAGTTCAGGAACGTCGCACCAATTCGGGAGTTCCGAGTCTCAATCTCTAATTGTCCAGCAtctcggggcagcacagtggttagcactgtggcttcatagcgccagggtcccaggttcgattccccgctgggtcactgtctgtgcggagtctgcacatcctccccgtgtctgcgtgggtttcctccgggtgctccggtttcctcccacagtccaaacatgtgtagggtaggtggattgaccatgctaagttgcccttagtgtccaaaatggttagaaggggttattgggttgcggcgatagggtggaagtgggggcttgagtgg
The window above is part of the Scyliorhinus torazame isolate Kashiwa2021f chromosome 12, sScyTor2.1, whole genome shotgun sequence genome. Proteins encoded here:
- the LOC140387011 gene encoding probable adenylyltransferase/sulfurtransferase MoeZ; translation: MEPVTEWIRHRFPLAENVSPDMVEQWMKENRERLLLLDVRSPAEYQVSHLQGAIRVDPETTNMGELVKTLGLEGSGCQTVVCYCTAGYHGSQMAQRVRSLSTPEQGPEGAASLKVYNLEGGLAKWANERRPLVDSEGRPTSVVHPYNTVWAQLVEPEHRATI